In Cuculus canorus isolate bCucCan1 chromosome 27, bCucCan1.pri, whole genome shotgun sequence, the following proteins share a genomic window:
- the LOC104060958 gene encoding ectoderm-neural cortex protein 1, with protein MSVSSHENRKSRSSSGSMNIHLFHKPGHADSLLTHLNLLRKRRLFTDVVLRAGNQTFHCHRAVLAACSRYFDAMFSGGLKESRDTEVNFHDSLHPEVLELLLDYAYSARVLINEENAESLLEAGDMLQFQDIRDAAADFLEKNLYPGNCLNMLLLSDAHCCERLLELSWRMALANFTSLCKTEDFLRLPKDKLLELVESEELEVEDETLVYEAVLGWIRYDLPRRHEVLPELLSSVRLALLPESYLRKQVACEKLVTSHKLGEEIVADAIRCKMKILQNDGLVTVCCARPRKVSQALLLLGGQTFMCDKIYVLDHKTSEIIPRADIPSPRKECSACAIGCKVYITGGKGSENGASKDVWVYDTLHDEWAKAAPMLVARFGHGSAELYNCLYVVGGHTAMSGAFPASPSVSLKQVEHYDPQLDKWSLVAPLREGVSNAAVVGAKMKLFVFGGTSTNQKLPKVQCFDPCQNRWTVPASCPQPWRYTAAAVVGSHIIVIGGDTEFSASSAYRFHSDTYQWSKFGDVTAKRISCRAVTSGNRLYVVGGYCGAQRCKTLDCYDPSSDTWSSVTTVPYSLIPTAFVSTWKYLSA; from the coding sequence ATGTCCGTGAGCAGCCACGAGAACCGAAAATCCCGCTCGAGCTCCGGCTCCATGAACATCCACCTCTTCCACAAACCAGGCCACGCCGACAGCCTCCTCACCCACCTCAACCTGCTCCGCAAGCGGCGCCTCTTCACCGATGTGGTGCTACGTGCGGGCAACCAAACCTTCCACTGCCACCGCGCCGTCCTGGCCGCCTGCAGCCGCTACTTCGACGCGATGTTCAGCGGCGGCCTGAAGGAGAGCAGGGACACCGAAGTCAACTTCCACGACTCCCTCCATCCCgaggtgctggagctgctgctggactACGCCTACTCGGCCCGGGTGCTGATTAACGAGGAGAACGCGGAGTCCTTGCTGGAGGCTGGGGACATGTTGCAGTTCCAGGACATTCGGGATGCTGCGGCTGACTTTCTGGAAAAGAACCTCTACCCTGGGAACTGCCTGAACATGCTGCTGCTCTCCGACGCCCACTGCTGCGAGCGCCTGCTGGAGCTGTCCTGGAGGATGGCGTTGGCCAACTTCACCTCGCTCTGCAAGACCGAAGACTTCCTCCGCCTGCCCAAGGAcaagctgctggagctggtggagagCGAAGAGCTGGAGGTAGAGGATGAGACGCTGGTCTACGAAGCTGTTCTAGGTTGGATCCGGTACGATTTGCCCCGACGCCATGAAGTTCTGCCAGAGCTGCTGTCCTCCGTCCGCCTGGCTCTTCTGCCCGAGTCCTACCTACGGAAGCAAGTGGCCTGCGAGAAGCTGGTGACCAGCCACAAGCTGGGAGAGGAGATCGTAGCCGACGCCATCCGGTGCAAAATGAAGATCTTGCAGAACGACGGCCTCGTGACCGTGTGCTGTGCCCGGCCCCGCAAGGTCAGCCAGGCCCTGCTCCTGCTCGGCGGCCAGACCTTCATGTGCGACAAGATTTACGTGCTGGACCATAAAACCAGCGAGATCATTCCTCGCGCCGACATCCCGAGCCCTCGTAAAGAATGCAGTGCCTGTGCCATCGGGTGCAAAGTGTACATCACTGGCGGCAAAGGCTCTGAGAACGGCGCCTCCAAAGATGTCTGGGTGTACGACACCCTCCACGACGAGTGGGCAAAAGCCGCTCCCATGCTGGTGGCACGGTTTGGCCACGGCTCTGCCGAGCTGTACAACTGCCTGTACGTGGTGGGAGGTCACACAGCCATGAGCGGCGCCTTCCCGGCCTCTCCCTCCGTCTCTCTCAAGCAAGTGGAACACTATGACCCACAGCTGGACAAGTGGTCCCTGGTGGCTCCTCTCCGAGAAGGCGTAAGCAACGCCGCTGTGGTGGGAGCCAAGATGAAGCTGTTTGTTTTCGGTGGCACCAGCACCAACCAGAAGCTGCCCAAGGTGCAGTGCTTTGACCCCTGCCAGAACCGCTGGACGGTGCCCGCCAGCTGCCCTCAGCCGTGGCGCTACACGGCCGCCGCCGTGGTGGGCAGCCACATCATCGTCATCGGCGGGGACACCGAGTTCTCCGCCAGCTCCGCTTACCGCTTCCACAGTGACACCTACCAGTGGTCCAAATTCGGAGATGTCACCGCCAAGCGCATCAGCTGCCGTGCTGTCACGTCGGGGAACAGACTGTACGTGGTGGGAGGCTACTGCGGGGCGCAGCGCTGCAAAACGCTGGACTGTTACGATCCCTCATCCGACACCTGGAGCAGCGTCACAACAGTGCCTTATTCCCTCATCCCCACCGCCTTCGTCAGCACCTGGAAGTACCTGTCTGCCTGA
- the PEX11G gene encoding peroxisomal membrane protein 11C isoform X2: MATGPPPSRRPLRSDITPGSAAMAAAALGGLAAALETYRGRDRLVRTLCYGCQLAGGTLAGPQTPPSGLPGALLAVSAQLSACRTILRLFDDVAMLSHSCSYGLGPELPASLVPAARKAEAAQVGKETAAASSALPSVLLLHAPHLRRNRGTWNLLRLSGMPPGGALPPGSHRRQRPWGFFFADRGSKWINRLQMANQSQAEADFTVLFLGGANNKQDERFQRALE, from the exons ATGGCGACAGGACCGCCACCTTCCCGGCGGCCTCTGCGCAGTGACATCACACCCGGAAGCGCCGCGATGGCGGCGGCGGCATTGGGGGGATTGGCGGCGGCGCTGGAGACCTACCGGGGCCGGGACCGGCTG GTGCGCACGCTCTGCTATGGCTGCCAGCTGGCCGGCGGGACGCTGGCCGGGCCGCAGACCCCACCGTCCGGGCTGCCCGGGGCCCTCCTGGCCGTGTCGGCCCAGCTGAGCGCCTGCCGCACCATCCTTCGCCTCTTCGACGACGTCGCCATGCTCAGCCACAGCTGCAGCTACGGGCTGGGCCCTGAG CTCCCTGCGAGTCTTGTTCCAGCTGCGAGGAAAGCTGAGGCAGCACAAGTG GGGAAGGAAACAGCGGCTGCAAGCAGTGCCTTGCCAAGCGTTCTCCTGCTCCATGCTCCTCATTTGAGGAGAAACAGGGGAACTTGGAACCTGCTGCGCCTGTCTGGAATGCCACCGGGAGGAGCTCTTCCACCAGGCTCCCACAGGAGGCAGCggccttggggttttttttttgcagacagaGGCAGCAAATGGATTAATCGCCTTCAAATGGCCAATCAGAGCCAGGCCGAGGCGGATTTTACAGTGCTGTTTCTAGGTGGTGCCAACAATAAACAAGACGAACGTTTCCAGCGTGCCCTTGAGTGA
- the PEX11G gene encoding peroxisomal membrane protein 11C isoform X3: protein MATGPPPSRRPLRSDITPGSAAMAAAALGGLAAALETYRGRDRLVRTLCYGCQLAGGTLAGPQTPPSGLPGALLAVSAQLSACRTILRLFDDVAMLSHSCSYGLGPEDEDALVRALSVLCNLANQLYYPCEHLAWAADVGIVRVRSQRWWTLSTAFWAFALLLSILRSLRVLFQLRGKLRQHKWGRKQRLQAVPCQAFSCSMLLI from the exons ATGGCGACAGGACCGCCACCTTCCCGGCGGCCTCTGCGCAGTGACATCACACCCGGAAGCGCCGCGATGGCGGCGGCGGCATTGGGGGGATTGGCGGCGGCGCTGGAGACCTACCGGGGCCGGGACCGGCTG GTGCGCACGCTCTGCTATGGCTGCCAGCTGGCCGGCGGGACGCTGGCCGGGCCGCAGACCCCACCGTCCGGGCTGCCCGGGGCCCTCCTGGCCGTGTCGGCCCAGCTGAGCGCCTGCCGCACCATCCTTCGCCTCTTCGACGACGTCGCCATGCTCAGCCACAGCTGCAGCTACGGGCTGGGCCCTGAG GACGAGGACGCGCTGGTGCGGGCGCTGTCGGTGCTTTGCAACCTGGCCAACCAGCTCTACTACCCCTGCGAGCACCTCGCCTGGGCGGCCGACGTCGGCATCGTGCGTGTCCGCTCTCAGAGGTGGTGGACGCTGAGCACAGCGTTCTGGGCCTTCGCCCTGCTCCTGAGCATCCTGCG CTCCCTGCGAGTCTTGTTCCAGCTGCGAGGAAAGCTGAGGCAGCACAAGTG GGGAAGGAAACAGCGGCTGCAAGCAGTGCCTTGCCAAGCGTTCTCCTGCTCCATGCTCCTCATTTGA
- the PEX11G gene encoding peroxisomal membrane protein 11C isoform X1 has translation MATGPPPSRRPLRSDITPGSAAMAAAALGGLAAALETYRGRDRLVRTLCYGCQLAGGTLAGPQTPPSGLPGALLAVSAQLSACRTILRLFDDVAMLSHSCSYGLGPEDEDALVRALSVLCNLANQLYYPCEHLAWAADVGIVRVRSQRWWTLSTAFWAFALLLSILRSLRVLFQLRGKLRQHKCTPLARNRKEVKAQVKAEVLSILADAADLSNAIHWLPPGFLWAGCFPPWLVGLLGTMSSLIGIYQALRRGNSEAT, from the exons ATGGCGACAGGACCGCCACCTTCCCGGCGGCCTCTGCGCAGTGACATCACACCCGGAAGCGCCGCGATGGCGGCGGCGGCATTGGGGGGATTGGCGGCGGCGCTGGAGACCTACCGGGGCCGGGACCGGCTG GTGCGCACGCTCTGCTATGGCTGCCAGCTGGCCGGCGGGACGCTGGCCGGGCCGCAGACCCCACCGTCCGGGCTGCCCGGGGCCCTCCTGGCCGTGTCGGCCCAGCTGAGCGCCTGCCGCACCATCCTTCGCCTCTTCGACGACGTCGCCATGCTCAGCCACAGCTGCAGCTACGGGCTGGGCCCTGAG GACGAGGACGCGCTGGTGCGGGCGCTGTCGGTGCTTTGCAACCTGGCCAACCAGCTCTACTACCCCTGCGAGCACCTCGCCTGGGCGGCCGACGTCGGCATCGTGCGTGTCCGCTCTCAGAGGTGGTGGACGCTGAGCACAGCGTTCTGGGCCTTCGCCCTGCTCCTGAGCATCCTGCG CTCCCTGCGAGTCTTGTTCCAGCTGCGAGGAAAGCTGAGGCAGCACAAGTG TACGCCTTTGGCTCGGAATCGGAAGGAGGTGAAAGCCCAAGTAAAGGCTGAGGTGCTGAGCATCCTCGCAGATGCAGCAGATCTCTCCAACGCAATCCACTGGCTGCCTCCGGGGTTTCTCTGGGCTGGGTGCTTCCCGCCCTGGCTGGTTGGTCTCCTGGGGACCATGTCTTCCCTGATTGGTATCTACCAGGCATTGAGAAGAGGGAATTCCGAAGCTACATAA